From a region of the Streptacidiphilus albus JL83 genome:
- a CDS encoding TetR/AcrR family transcriptional regulator codes for MPKQVVPEADRQRRRRTKQGTVLSHRLIVETALRMLHEHGAAGLSARRLGLALGTDASTVYRYFRGMDDLTLAIADELISGAMANWRATGDWRADLRDLGLRIHAAYLTHPQAAVLTANRVSGRAHEVASDEAILGTLRTAGFPDRAAARIYHAFIDQTLAFAALDAASLALPEAAREADEQVWQATYARLPAETHPHIAATAELLVARMNRSAYPAALEMLLNSAAAELAAPRAADGGGSSGR; via the coding sequence ATGCCCAAGCAGGTCGTCCCGGAGGCGGACCGGCAGCGCCGCCGCCGCACCAAGCAGGGCACCGTGCTCAGCCACCGGCTGATCGTGGAGACCGCCCTGCGGATGCTGCACGAGCACGGCGCGGCGGGCCTCAGCGCCCGTCGGCTCGGCCTGGCCCTGGGCACCGACGCCAGCACCGTCTACCGCTACTTCCGGGGCATGGACGACCTCACCCTGGCCATCGCCGACGAGCTGATCAGCGGCGCCATGGCGAACTGGCGGGCCACCGGCGACTGGCGGGCCGACCTCCGCGACCTCGGGCTGCGCATCCACGCCGCCTACCTCACCCACCCCCAGGCGGCCGTGCTGACGGCGAACCGGGTCAGCGGCCGGGCGCACGAGGTGGCCTCGGACGAGGCGATCCTCGGCACCCTGCGCACGGCCGGCTTCCCGGACCGCGCCGCCGCGCGGATCTACCACGCCTTCATCGACCAGACCCTGGCCTTCGCCGCGCTGGACGCCGCCTCGCTCGCCCTCCCGGAGGCCGCCCGTGAGGCCGACGAGCAGGTCTGGCAGGCCACCTATGCCCGGCTCCCGGCCGAGACCCACCCCCATATCGCCGCCACCGCCGAGCTGTTGGTGGCCCGGATGAACCGCAGCGCCTACCCGGCGGCCCTGGAGATGCTGCTGAACAGCGCCGCCGCCGAGCTCGCCGCGCCGAGGGCGGCGGACGGCGGTGGCAGCAGTGGCCGCTAG
- a CDS encoding PP2C family protein-serine/threonine phosphatase produces the protein MSGGNPHRGVRGRASALGVRLWVCVGLVLAVVAAVVVTGVVVNRNYHRTVASVHDHLQPAQVALAEVVGAVDNQRIACLSPQPPSGGSARQDWAAEADRATAQMERVRSLLGGYPALDRSDRALSAELDAWLLAAPAGSPACAMTVHPGGSGPVPGDAVPAAVALQGVSSGAKVLETGLGIQTAAAWRSVDDAREAVIAYFAAVSVTLLIGTLGLAAVTSRRIILPVSALEQQLHQVARGTLEDGPPTTPPRGWVTSTYHEIEHVQLRLKEYQSASRRDSEALEQEGEAVLGLHRILTACGAPGPRVGVAGALIAAEGIMAGDFVDTVALPDGSTVLVLGDVAGHGVGAGLLAVRLKCAVSAALSLDLGLRAAARAARQVLTDEDERFATLVLVRIDPVGGAVEWLNAGHVEPFLRRRGGRVVRLETTGPLVSSLIPDTADVWTTSGTGFAPGELLVLITDGLSEARSPAGAEFGEERVADTIARLPAAEAGEVLQRLHQEAERHGTDWHRDDLTVLAAEVDPD, from the coding sequence ATGAGCGGCGGGAATCCGCACCGGGGGGTACGCGGCCGTGCCTCCGCGCTGGGGGTCCGGCTCTGGGTCTGCGTCGGCCTGGTGCTGGCCGTGGTGGCTGCCGTCGTCGTCACCGGAGTGGTGGTGAACCGCAACTACCACCGGACGGTCGCCTCCGTCCACGACCACCTCCAGCCGGCCCAGGTGGCGCTCGCCGAGGTGGTGGGGGCGGTCGACAACCAGCGGATCGCCTGCCTGAGCCCGCAGCCGCCGTCCGGCGGCTCGGCCCGGCAGGACTGGGCGGCCGAGGCGGACCGGGCGACCGCGCAGATGGAGCGGGTCCGGAGCCTGCTCGGCGGCTACCCCGCGCTCGACCGCTCCGACCGGGCGCTCTCCGCCGAGCTGGACGCCTGGCTGCTGGCCGCCCCGGCCGGCTCCCCGGCCTGCGCCATGACGGTGCACCCCGGCGGGTCCGGGCCGGTTCCGGGGGACGCGGTCCCGGCGGCGGTCGCCCTGCAGGGGGTGAGCAGCGGCGCCAAGGTCCTGGAGACGGGGCTCGGGATCCAGACCGCTGCCGCCTGGCGGAGCGTGGACGACGCCCGGGAGGCCGTCATCGCCTACTTCGCGGCGGTCTCGGTCACCCTGCTGATCGGCACCCTCGGCCTCGCGGCGGTGACCTCCCGGCGCATCATCCTCCCGGTGTCGGCGCTGGAGCAGCAGTTGCACCAGGTCGCCCGGGGCACCCTGGAGGACGGCCCGCCGACCACGCCGCCGCGCGGCTGGGTCACCTCGACCTACCACGAGATCGAGCACGTCCAACTGCGCTTGAAGGAGTACCAGTCGGCCTCGCGCCGGGACTCCGAGGCGCTGGAGCAGGAGGGCGAGGCGGTGCTCGGGCTGCACCGGATCCTGACCGCCTGCGGCGCTCCCGGGCCCCGGGTCGGGGTCGCCGGGGCGCTGATCGCGGCCGAGGGCATCATGGCCGGGGACTTCGTCGACACGGTCGCCCTGCCGGACGGCTCCACCGTGCTGGTCCTGGGGGACGTGGCCGGGCACGGCGTCGGGGCCGGGCTGCTGGCGGTCAGGCTCAAGTGCGCGGTCTCGGCCGCACTCTCGCTGGACCTCGGGCTCCGGGCCGCCGCGCGGGCGGCCCGGCAGGTCCTCACCGACGAGGACGAGCGGTTCGCGACCCTGGTCCTGGTGCGGATCGATCCGGTCGGCGGCGCGGTGGAGTGGCTCAACGCCGGCCATGTCGAGCCCTTCCTCCGCCGCCGGGGCGGCCGGGTGGTCCGGCTGGAGACGACCGGCCCGCTGGTCAGCTCGCTGATCCCGGACACCGCCGACGTCTGGACCACTTCCGGCACCGGCTTCGCCCCCGGCGAGCTGCTGGTGCTGATCACCGACGGCCTGAGCGAGGCCAGGAGCCCGGCCGGCGCGGAGTTCGGCGAGGAGCGAGTGGCCGACACCATCGCCCGGCTCCCGGCCGCCGAGGCCGGCGAGGTGCTGCAGCGGCTCCACCAGGAGGCCGAGCGGCACGGGACCGACTGGCACCGGGACGACCTGACCGTGCTCGCGGCGGAGGTCGACCCGGACTGA
- a CDS encoding decaprenyl-phosphate phosphoribosyltransferase, giving the protein MSLQPPARPGPATVTASVAAPLLTARRPVWARLPMAALRTSRPRQWPKNLLVFAAPVTGSALGRSGTAMGEAVAAFIVFTLAASSVYFVNDVLDAERDRQHPRKCLRPIACGDLAETHALTMAALCALGAVLVGLLTPGLGLTLTAVAYLAVSLLYCTRLKHVPFVELTVVASGFVLRALGGASAAKVPPSGWFVLVCSLGALLVVVAKRYTELASLGGAATAHRPSLRYYSPGGLRLSQRLITLSMVAAYCTWAATEADPWTVDWHLASTVPLIAALVRFDRLTAAGSTRHIEDLLVRDTVMVCLELTWLVVFVVGLATHDIF; this is encoded by the coding sequence ATGAGCCTCCAGCCGCCGGCCCGGCCCGGTCCCGCCACGGTCACGGCCTCGGTCGCCGCCCCGCTGCTGACCGCTCGCCGCCCGGTCTGGGCCCGGCTGCCGATGGCCGCGCTGCGCACCTCCCGTCCCCGGCAGTGGCCGAAGAACCTGCTGGTGTTCGCGGCCCCGGTGACCGGCTCCGCGCTCGGTCGCAGCGGCACCGCCATGGGTGAGGCCGTGGCCGCGTTCATCGTGTTCACCCTCGCGGCCAGCAGCGTCTACTTCGTCAACGACGTCCTCGACGCCGAGCGCGACCGGCAGCATCCGCGCAAGTGCCTGCGCCCCATCGCCTGCGGCGACCTCGCCGAGACCCACGCGCTGACCATGGCCGCGCTCTGCGCGCTCGGCGCGGTGCTGGTCGGGCTGCTCACCCCGGGGCTGGGGCTGACCCTGACGGCGGTGGCCTACCTGGCCGTCTCGCTGCTCTACTGCACCCGGCTCAAGCACGTGCCCTTCGTCGAACTCACGGTCGTGGCCTCGGGCTTCGTGCTGCGGGCCCTGGGCGGCGCCTCGGCCGCGAAGGTCCCGCCCTCGGGCTGGTTCGTGCTGGTGTGCAGCCTCGGCGCACTGCTGGTCGTCGTGGCCAAGCGCTACACCGAACTGGCCTCGCTGGGCGGCGCCGCGACTGCGCACCGGCCCAGTCTCCGGTACTACTCCCCCGGTGGGCTCCGGCTGTCGCAGCGGCTGATCACGCTGTCGATGGTGGCCGCGTACTGCACCTGGGCCGCCACCGAGGCCGACCCCTGGACCGTGGACTGGCACCTGGCCTCGACCGTGCCGCTGATCGCGGCCCTGGTCAGGTTCGACCGGCTGACCGCCGCCGGCAGCACCCGGCACATCGAGGACCTGCTGGTCCGCGACACGGTGATGGTCTGTCTGGAGCTGACCTGGCTGGTGGTCTTCGTCGTCGGACTGGCCACCCACGACATCTTCTGA
- a CDS encoding phosphodiester glycosidase family protein, which produces MESQQPNEVELTSRPDSDPDLVLNPAPELNPAPEPGPDPVPAGLPREEPAGTESPDQPPPGAPKPRRSLLTPWRPARTLTPAQRHRRRFVGVSTLAVALAFGGVVGHSVYGAMAAPGTDSTSARLAEWGRDHGLNSVIDWLEVHTYTPPRSGGAPSQADLDRMLAAEGAAKRARMAAAVPLHSPIEPLASPALPGEGYFAPLVTVKGQPVVQTALMRPDTTYTSFPVGIAWMKQSALAFQLHPGFEEPGGSWSVPSTIPPGERTGLVASYNGGFKVSNGDSHGGFYLDGRTVGTLTDGAASEVFYRNGSVKVGTWGQDVTMTPDVVGVRQCLVPLVAHGQVTAAVDNGGTETWGLTDQGMPLVPRSGIGIDSQGNLIYVGGRVLSVHTLATVLQRAGAVTAMMLDINLSWPSFISYDSSVDPSDPTPSNLVNFVRGPGRYYDQSSRDFVAVYARH; this is translated from the coding sequence GTGGAGTCACAGCAGCCGAACGAGGTCGAGTTGACCTCCCGTCCCGACTCCGACCCGGACCTGGTGCTGAACCCGGCTCCGGAGCTGAACCCGGCTCCGGAGCCGGGCCCGGACCCGGTCCCGGCCGGGCTCCCCCGGGAGGAACCGGCCGGGACCGAGTCGCCCGACCAGCCGCCGCCGGGCGCCCCGAAGCCACGGCGCTCGCTGCTCACGCCCTGGCGCCCGGCCAGGACGCTGACGCCCGCCCAGCGGCACCGGCGCCGCTTCGTCGGGGTGTCGACCCTGGCCGTGGCGCTGGCCTTCGGCGGCGTCGTCGGCCACTCGGTGTACGGGGCGATGGCCGCGCCGGGCACCGACAGCACCTCGGCCCGGCTGGCCGAGTGGGGCCGGGACCACGGGCTGAACTCGGTGATCGACTGGCTGGAGGTGCACACCTACACCCCGCCCCGGTCCGGCGGCGCCCCCTCCCAGGCGGACCTGGACCGGATGCTCGCGGCCGAGGGCGCCGCCAAGCGGGCGCGGATGGCCGCGGCCGTCCCGCTGCACTCCCCGATCGAGCCGCTGGCCTCGCCCGCGCTGCCCGGCGAGGGCTACTTCGCACCCCTGGTCACCGTGAAGGGCCAGCCGGTGGTCCAGACCGCGCTGATGCGTCCGGACACCACCTACACCTCGTTCCCGGTCGGCATCGCCTGGATGAAGCAGTCCGCGCTGGCCTTCCAGCTGCACCCCGGCTTCGAGGAGCCCGGCGGCAGCTGGAGCGTCCCCTCGACGATCCCGCCCGGCGAGCGGACCGGGCTGGTCGCCTCCTACAACGGCGGCTTCAAGGTCTCCAACGGCGACTCCCACGGCGGGTTCTACCTCGACGGGCGCACCGTCGGCACCCTGACCGACGGCGCGGCCTCCGAGGTCTTCTACCGCAACGGCTCGGTCAAGGTCGGCACCTGGGGCCAGGACGTCACGATGACCCCGGACGTGGTCGGGGTCCGCCAGTGCCTGGTGCCGCTGGTCGCCCACGGCCAGGTGACCGCGGCGGTCGACAACGGCGGGACCGAGACCTGGGGCCTCACCGACCAGGGCATGCCGCTGGTGCCGCGCTCCGGGATCGGCATCGACAGCCAGGGCAACCTCATCTACGTCGGCGGCCGGGTGCTGTCGGTGCACACCCTGGCCACCGTGCTCCAGCGGGCCGGGGCGGTGACCGCGATGATGCTGGACATCAACCTGAGCTGGCCGTCGTTCATCTCCTACGACAGCAGCGTCGACCCGAGCGACCCGACCCCCTCGAACCTGGTCAACTTCGTTCGCGGACCCGGCCGCTACTACGACCAGTCGAGCCGCGACTTCGTCGCCGTCTACGCCCGCCACTGA
- a CDS encoding class F sortase — MGAGGWMLYDGTRTSHPPQPSAVDAFSAPAGGTARPPVDVSGNTPAHHKPTPLPYSVPVRLRIPTISLNAPLVELGLDGSGQLQVPDNHNRNLAGWYSGGVAPGAAGNAIIDGHVDTKQGPAVFFLLGALHKGDTIEVDRKDGRAALFAVDAIEVYAKDAFPSAQVYGPTTDPELRLITCGGGYTVRTGYLGNVVLYAHLIGSKPV; from the coding sequence GTGGGCGCGGGCGGCTGGATGCTCTACGACGGCACCCGGACCAGCCACCCGCCGCAGCCCTCCGCCGTCGACGCCTTCAGCGCCCCGGCCGGCGGCACCGCCCGCCCCCCGGTCGACGTGTCGGGCAACACCCCGGCGCACCACAAGCCGACCCCGCTGCCCTACTCGGTGCCGGTGCGGCTGCGGATCCCCACCATCTCGCTGAACGCGCCGCTGGTGGAGCTGGGACTGGACGGGAGCGGACAGCTCCAGGTGCCGGACAACCACAACCGCAACCTGGCCGGCTGGTACAGCGGCGGCGTAGCGCCGGGCGCGGCGGGCAACGCGATCATCGACGGCCATGTCGACACCAAGCAGGGCCCCGCCGTCTTCTTCCTGCTGGGGGCGCTGCACAAGGGCGACACCATCGAGGTCGACCGGAAGGACGGCCGCGCGGCGCTGTTCGCCGTCGACGCCATCGAGGTCTACGCCAAGGACGCGTTCCCCTCCGCCCAGGTCTACGGCCCCACCACCGACCCCGAGCTGCGGCTGATCACCTGCGGCGGCGGCTACACGGTCAGGACCGGCTACCTGGGCAACGTCGTCCTCTACGCGCACCTGATCGGCAGCAAGCCGGTCTGA
- a CDS encoding phosphatase PAP2 family protein, which produces MAEPRPSGRPGADAALLRAVRTRLAAPRVTGAARALSFAGEHGALWVVGGLAGAAVDRPHRTRWLRATAVVAGAHLASMAVKRVVRRPRPQLDGLEPLVRTAGRHSFPSSHAASAAAAAVLYGPALPWPGALALAAGAGAMGVSRLVVGVHYPTDVAAGALLGALSARAGRGWVLNRQTGLLPIRCA; this is translated from the coding sequence ATGGCCGAGCCCCGCCCCAGCGGCCGTCCCGGCGCGGACGCCGCGCTGCTCCGCGCGGTGCGGACACGGTTGGCAGCACCCCGGGTCACCGGCGCGGCGCGGGCGCTGTCCTTCGCGGGCGAGCACGGCGCGCTCTGGGTGGTCGGCGGTCTGGCCGGGGCGGCGGTGGACCGGCCGCACCGGACCCGGTGGCTGCGGGCCACCGCCGTGGTGGCCGGGGCCCACCTGGCGAGCATGGCGGTGAAGCGGGTGGTCCGCCGCCCGCGTCCGCAGCTGGACGGACTGGAGCCGCTGGTGCGGACCGCCGGACGGCACAGCTTCCCCAGCTCGCACGCGGCCTCGGCGGCAGCGGCGGCGGTGCTCTACGGACCGGCGCTGCCCTGGCCGGGCGCGCTGGCGCTGGCCGCGGGCGCCGGGGCGATGGGGGTCTCCCGGCTGGTCGTGGGCGTGCACTACCCGACCGACGTCGCGGCCGGCGCGCTGCTCGGCGCACTGTCGGCCCGGGCCGGCCGGGGCTGGGTGCTGAACCGTCAGACCGGCTTGCTGCCGATCAGGTGCGCGTAG
- a CDS encoding FAD-binding oxidoreductase: MESLAGWGRTAPTLARVERPSTVEQARRAIRTAGPRGAVARGLGRSYGDAAQNAGGSVLSMTGLDRILAVDLAAGTVTAEAGVSLHQLMRVLLPLGWFVPVTPGTRYVTLGGAIGADIHGKNHHGSGSFCRHVNSFDLLTADGGLRTVDREQHADLFHATAGGMGLTGVVTAATVRLLPVRTSLMSVDTERATDLDDLMARLTATDHRYRYSVAWIDLLAKGSALGRAVLTRGDHAEPGQLTPAQRRDPLAFRPGTLPAAPSWVPGGLLRPATVGLFNELWYRRAPRERHGEIQKLSTFFHPLDGLPEWNRIYGPGGFVQYQFVVGLDQERALRRIVERISRGNCPSFLAVLKRFGSGDPGWLSFPTEGWTLALDIPARMPGLAALLDALDEEVAAAGGRVYLAKDSRLRPELLDAMYPRLGDFRRLRAELDPAGLFTSDLARRLRL; encoded by the coding sequence ATGGAATCCCTCGCCGGGTGGGGCCGCACCGCCCCCACCCTCGCCCGGGTCGAACGCCCGAGCACCGTCGAGCAGGCCAGGCGCGCGATCCGGACCGCCGGTCCGCGCGGGGCCGTCGCGCGCGGCCTCGGCCGCTCCTACGGCGACGCCGCGCAGAACGCCGGCGGCTCCGTCCTCAGCATGACCGGCCTCGACCGGATCCTGGCCGTCGACCTGGCCGCCGGGACCGTCACCGCCGAGGCGGGGGTGAGCCTGCACCAGCTGATGCGGGTGCTGCTCCCGCTCGGCTGGTTCGTCCCGGTGACCCCGGGCACCCGCTACGTCACCCTGGGCGGTGCGATCGGGGCCGACATCCACGGCAAGAACCACCATGGCAGCGGCAGTTTCTGTCGCCATGTCAACTCCTTCGACCTGCTGACCGCCGACGGCGGGCTGCGCACCGTCGACCGCGAGCAACACGCCGACCTCTTCCACGCGACCGCCGGCGGCATGGGCCTGACCGGCGTGGTCACCGCCGCGACGGTCCGGCTGCTGCCGGTGCGGACCTCGCTGATGTCGGTGGACACCGAGCGCGCGACCGACCTGGACGACCTGATGGCCCGGCTCACCGCGACCGACCACCGCTACCGCTACTCCGTCGCCTGGATCGACCTGCTGGCCAAGGGCTCCGCCCTCGGCCGCGCCGTGCTCACCCGGGGCGACCACGCCGAACCCGGGCAGCTGACCCCCGCCCAGCGGCGCGACCCGCTCGCCTTCCGCCCGGGGACGCTGCCCGCCGCGCCGTCCTGGGTCCCCGGCGGGCTGCTCCGCCCCGCGACCGTCGGCCTCTTCAACGAGCTCTGGTACCGCCGGGCGCCGCGCGAGCGGCACGGCGAGATCCAGAAGCTCAGCACCTTCTTCCACCCGCTGGACGGCCTGCCGGAGTGGAACCGGATCTACGGCCCCGGCGGCTTCGTCCAGTACCAGTTCGTGGTCGGACTCGATCAGGAGCGGGCGCTGCGCCGGATCGTCGAGCGGATCAGCCGGGGCAACTGCCCCTCCTTCCTCGCCGTGCTCAAGCGGTTCGGCAGCGGCGATCCGGGCTGGCTGTCCTTCCCCACCGAGGGCTGGACCCTGGCCCTGGACATCCCCGCCCGGATGCCCGGTCTCGCCGCCCTGCTCGACGCCCTCGACGAGGAGGTGGCCGCGGCGGGCGGCCGGGTCTACCTCGCCAAGGACTCCCGACTGCGCCCGGAACTGCTGGACGCCATGTACCCGAGGCTGGGCGACTTCCGCCGGCTGCGCGCCGAGCTGGACCCGGCCGGACTGTTCACCTCCGACCTGGCCCGCCGCCTCCGGCTCTGA
- a CDS encoding decaprenylphospho-beta-D-erythro-pentofuranosid-2-ulose 2-reductase yields the protein MKNALGDPQSLLVLGGSSDIARATARMLVRRRTTRVHLAGRPSPALDAAAAELRALGAEVSVLDFDAADPGSHAGVLGKAFTEGDIDLVLLAFGVLGDQAADEQDPVAAARVAQVNYVGAVSASLVCTQQLRAQGHGTLAVLSSVAGERARSSNYIYGSTKAGLDAFAQGLGDSLQGSGVQVMVVRPGFVRSRMTQGMRPAPLATTPDAVAAVILAGLRRNAHTVWAPGALRPVMAGLRHLPRPVFRRLPL from the coding sequence ATGAAGAACGCTCTGGGAGACCCCCAGTCCCTGTTGGTGCTCGGGGGCTCCTCGGACATCGCCCGGGCCACGGCCCGGATGCTGGTCCGCCGCCGGACCACCAGGGTCCACCTGGCCGGCCGCCCCTCGCCCGCCCTGGACGCCGCCGCCGCCGAACTGCGCGCCCTGGGCGCGGAGGTCAGCGTGCTGGACTTCGACGCCGCGGACCCCGGCAGCCACGCCGGGGTGCTGGGCAAGGCCTTCACCGAGGGCGACATCGACCTGGTGCTGCTCGCCTTCGGCGTCCTCGGCGACCAGGCGGCGGACGAGCAGGACCCGGTCGCCGCCGCCCGGGTGGCGCAGGTCAACTATGTCGGCGCGGTGTCCGCCTCACTGGTCTGCACCCAGCAGTTGCGGGCCCAGGGCCACGGCACGCTGGCGGTGCTCTCCTCCGTCGCCGGCGAGCGGGCCCGCAGCTCCAACTACATCTACGGCTCGACCAAGGCCGGGCTCGACGCCTTCGCCCAGGGTCTCGGTGACTCGCTGCAGGGCTCGGGGGTGCAGGTGATGGTGGTCCGGCCCGGGTTCGTCCGCTCGCGGATGACCCAGGGAATGCGGCCCGCCCCGCTGGCCACCACCCCGGACGCGGTCGCCGCCGTCATCCTGGCCGGGTTGCGTCGCAACGCCCACACGGTCTGGGCCCCGGGGGCGCTCCGGCCGGTGATGGCCGGTCTGCGCCACCTGCCGCGCCCGGTCTTCCGCCGCCTGCCGCTCTGA
- a CDS encoding PP2C family protein-serine/threonine phosphatase yields the protein MRLNGRGHGDVEPTGPTAGDDRLKDELRQARERLALLDDAGLRIGTTLDCDRTCAELADFLVPLLAEVAVVELLPAESVRGRTLAVPGVQRLRRTAVAIGPEQPDRSPRREQPAVGQECKYEPESAVVRCLLSGEPVLRQPLPAEGLHPPSPGTPPADHGGPPDGRTVLTVPLCAREQVLGVLTLERTGEAGFTEHEIAMARDVARRAAPDIDSALRYARSQNVTLELQRALLTEPGSPHPSLELASRYLPSGSSAVVGGDWFETVRLSYGRTLLVIGDVMGHGVEAAVDMSSYRAMLRYVAGTDLPPHRILRQVDDLIAQAGTARPATCLLVLVDPTRGRATYAGAGHLPPALFGADGGVELIEVPTGPPLGTGFGGYESVTRELRPDQVLLLYTDGLVERRGEDIDCSLERVTRLRLPVTGPLDDLLDLVLSGLVPQSAEDDIAVVAARVRSRPPGAALTAAPRTQNPAPAQDPPPAPERR from the coding sequence GTGCGGTTGAACGGACGCGGCCATGGCGACGTCGAGCCCACCGGTCCGACCGCGGGCGACGACCGGCTGAAGGACGAGCTGCGGCAGGCCCGGGAACGGCTCGCCCTGCTGGACGACGCCGGGCTGCGCATCGGCACCACCCTCGACTGCGACCGGACCTGTGCCGAACTCGCCGACTTCCTGGTCCCGCTGCTGGCCGAGGTGGCCGTGGTCGAGCTGCTGCCGGCCGAGTCGGTCCGGGGGCGCACCCTCGCGGTCCCCGGCGTCCAGCGGCTGCGCCGTACCGCCGTGGCGATCGGACCGGAGCAGCCGGACCGGTCGCCACGGCGCGAGCAGCCGGCCGTGGGCCAGGAGTGCAAGTACGAGCCGGAGTCGGCGGTCGTCCGCTGCCTGCTGTCCGGCGAACCGGTGCTGCGGCAGCCGCTGCCGGCGGAGGGGCTGCACCCCCCGTCACCCGGCACGCCGCCGGCCGACCACGGCGGCCCGCCGGACGGCCGCACGGTGCTGACCGTGCCGCTCTGCGCCCGCGAGCAGGTGCTCGGGGTGCTGACCCTGGAACGGACCGGGGAGGCCGGGTTCACCGAGCACGAGATCGCGATGGCCCGGGACGTGGCCCGCCGCGCCGCCCCCGACATCGACAGCGCCCTGCGCTACGCCCGCTCCCAGAACGTCACCCTGGAACTGCAACGGGCGCTGCTCACCGAGCCCGGCAGCCCGCACCCCAGCCTCGAACTGGCGTCCCGCTACCTGCCCTCGGGCTCCAGCGCGGTGGTCGGCGGCGACTGGTTCGAGACCGTCCGGCTGTCCTACGGACGCACCCTGCTGGTCATCGGCGACGTGATGGGCCACGGGGTCGAGGCGGCCGTGGACATGAGCAGCTACCGGGCGATGCTGCGCTACGTGGCCGGGACCGACCTGCCGCCGCACCGGATCCTGCGCCAGGTCGACGACCTGATCGCGCAGGCCGGGACCGCCCGTCCGGCGACCTGTCTGCTGGTCCTGGTCGACCCCACCCGTGGCCGCGCCACCTACGCCGGGGCCGGACACCTCCCGCCCGCGCTCTTCGGGGCCGACGGCGGCGTCGAGTTGATCGAGGTCCCCACCGGCCCGCCGCTCGGCACCGGCTTCGGCGGCTACGAGTCGGTCACCCGGGAGCTCCGGCCGGACCAGGTGCTGCTGCTCTACACCGACGGGCTGGTGGAGCGGCGGGGTGAGGACATCGACTGCTCGCTGGAGCGGGTCACCCGGCTCCGGCTGCCGGTGACCGGTCCGCTCGACGACCTGCTCGACCTGGTCCTGTCCGGCCTGGTCCCGCAGTCGGCCGAGGACGACATCGCCGTCGTCGCGGCCCGGGTGCGCTCGCGCCCGCCGGGTGCCGCGCTCACGGCTGCGCCCCGGACCCAGAACCCGGCCCCGGCCCAGGACCCGCCTCCGGCCCCGGAACGCCGCTGA
- a CDS encoding DUF5133 domain-containing protein, which produces MPLINFAELRRLVTELDSLDRASTLGSDVLSARRREDLHYTLGVWVGIRDPHQARARALDLLAADALGRRERSSAETVRPSAP; this is translated from the coding sequence ATGCCGCTGATCAACTTCGCCGAACTCCGCCGCCTGGTCACCGAACTCGACTCCCTGGACCGCGCGTCCACGCTCGGGTCCGACGTGCTGTCGGCCCGGCGCCGGGAGGACCTCCACTACACCCTCGGCGTCTGGGTCGGCATCCGCGACCCGCACCAGGCGCGGGCCCGGGCGCTCGACCTGCTCGCCGCGGACGCCCTCGGCCGCCGCGAACGGAGCAGCGCCGAGACCGTCCGGCCGTCCGCCCCCTGA
- a CDS encoding CDGSH iron-sulfur domain-containing protein: MTEEYAVQVTENGPYVVTGGVPLAEEVIGTDAAGDSRTWERGRSYEAAAEYKLCRCGQSADKPYCDGSHLRVGFEGEETASRLPYLQQSGEQDGPEVTLTDAQRLCAFGRFCDVDGSIWQQVEEPGRAGAVEREAGLCPSGRLVAWKLAADSAEQLEPELPPSIGLVEDPQKQCSGGIWVRGGIPVKAADGTVYEVRNRVTLCRCGSSRNKPFCDGTHAQIGFTAS; this comes from the coding sequence ATGACGGAGGAATACGCAGTCCAGGTCACCGAGAACGGTCCGTACGTGGTCACCGGCGGGGTGCCGCTGGCCGAGGAGGTCATCGGCACGGACGCGGCCGGGGATTCGCGGACGTGGGAACGGGGGCGGAGCTACGAGGCCGCGGCGGAGTACAAGCTCTGCCGCTGCGGTCAGTCCGCCGACAAGCCCTACTGCGACGGCAGTCATCTCCGGGTCGGCTTCGAGGGCGAGGAGACCGCCTCCAGGCTTCCCTATCTGCAGCAGTCCGGGGAGCAGGACGGACCCGAGGTCACCCTGACGGACGCTCAGCGGCTCTGCGCCTTCGGCCGCTTCTGCGACGTGGACGGCAGCATCTGGCAGCAGGTCGAGGAGCCGGGCCGGGCCGGGGCCGTCGAGCGGGAGGCGGGGCTCTGCCCGTCGGGCCGACTGGTCGCCTGGAAGCTCGCGGCGGACTCGGCCGAGCAGTTGGAACCCGAGCTCCCGCCGTCCATCGGACTGGTCGAGGACCCGCAGAAGCAGTGCAGCGGCGGCATCTGGGTCCGTGGCGGCATCCCGGTCAAGGCCGCCGACGGCACGGTCTACGAGGTGCGCAACCGGGTCACCCTCTGTCGCTGCGGGAGCTCGCGCAACAAGCCGTTCTGCGACGGAACCCACGCCCAGATCGGCTTCACGGCCTCCTGA